From the genome of Sulfitobacter sp. DSM 110093, one region includes:
- a CDS encoding DUF2282 domain-containing protein yields the protein MSTTLKTAAIAGAVAAALSSHATTATAASQEKCFGVSLAGENDCAAGPGTTCAGTSVTDYQGNAWTLVDEGTCADIELPAMADGTERTGALEALDRDLPA from the coding sequence ATGTCCACCACACTCAAAACCGCCGCCATCGCAGGGGCCGTCGCCGCCGCGCTGAGCAGCCACGCCACGACCGCCACCGCCGCTTCGCAAGAGAAATGCTTTGGCGTTTCGCTGGCCGGTGAGAACGACTGCGCAGCGGGCCCCGGCACCACCTGCGCAGGCACCTCTGTGACCGATTACCAAGGCAACGCATGGACCCTCGTTGACGAAGGCACCTGTGCCGACATCGAACTGCCTGCCATGGCAGACGGCACCGAGCGGACCGGCGCGTTGGAAGCGCTCGACCGCGACCTGCCCGCTTAA